The sequence TCAACTCTTTTAAAATTTCCATCTTTTGCCCTCCTTTGGTTGGTATCCCTTTTTTATTCCTACAGATTTTCTAAGTTCAAAAGTTATTAATAAATAACTTTACTATCTTTCTGTACGCCTTTCTAACTTGAGAGATTTAATATAATTTTTAGCAACTCTTAAATAAGCACCATCTAATACTTTAGCTATCGGCATAGGAACAAATGTCAAAATATATCTGCAAATCACCTTTCCGCTAAACTTAAGTTTTAAAGATTTTTTAAAATACTTCTTTGCCAAATCTTTCTCACCATTATGCAATAAAAACGATGCGTATTTTGAATAAATTCTACTTGCACCTTCAGACAAACTATATTTTATCCCTTCATATTCATCGTTGGAGATAGTCGATAAAAGTTTATCCATAACAAAAACATCATTTTTTGCGGACTTCATCGGAATTCCTACATGCACTCTTATTCTCTTATACACAAGTTTTTCATCGATATATGCAAAATTTCCTTTTCTCGACATCCTCAACCACATATCCCAATCCTCTGTCGTTGATAAACTTTCATCAAATAAACCTGTCTTTACTATCGCATCCTTTTTTACAACAACGGTACTTGGATCGATAAAACTACCCCTGACAATCCAATTCAAATCAACAATTTCGGGTACTTTTCCTTCTTTATAACCTGTCTCTTTAATCCCACTCTCATACACCTTGTAATAGTTTGTAAAAACACCTATTACATCATCTCTTCTAAGCCTCTCAATAGTTTTTTCAAGAAATTTCTCATCCCACCAATCATCGTCATCCAAGAAAGCTATATATTTTCCTTTTGCAATCTTTATAGCCTCATTTCTTGCATGGGGAAGCCCTTTATGAACACCTTTAATAAAAATTATTTCTTCTTTAAACATCCTGCTAATAAACTCTTCTGTCCCATCGGTTGATCCATCATCTGATACAACAATTTCAAAATCATCAAAGGTTTGAGACATGACACTATCTATGGCTTCTTTGAGTAATTTTTTTCTATTAAAAGTAGGAATAACAACGCTAACAAGTGGCATTTATTAAACCCTCTATCCTCTTTGAAATTTTCATCACATCCAATCTATCCACCACAAATTTACGGCCATTTATACCTATAGTATCACCAACAGGCATAATTCTCCTCATACCTTCGGAAACACTCTCTGCATCGATCTCTGTTATTATAAGATCCCGTCCGTTTTCTGCCACCTCACCTATGCCGGTTGCCTTAGTTGCAACAGTTGGTATGCCACAAGCCATAGCCTCCACAACCACATTATCAAATCCGCCCTTTTGAGATGGCACAACACATACATCAAACATATTGTAAATCTCAGGTGTTGCCTCAATAGCACCAAGAAATACAACCCTACCCTCAATACC comes from Hippea maritima DSM 10411 and encodes:
- a CDS encoding glycosyltransferase family 2 protein; protein product: MPLVSVVIPTFNRKKLLKEAIDSVMSQTFDDFEIVVSDDGSTDGTEEFISRMFKEEIIFIKGVHKGLPHARNEAIKIAKGKYIAFLDDDDWWDEKFLEKTIERLRRDDVIGVFTNYYKVYESGIKETGYKEGKVPEIVDLNWIVRGSFIDPSTVVVKKDAIVKTGLFDESLSTTEDWDMWLRMSRKGNFAYIDEKLVYKRIRVHVGIPMKSAKNDVFVMDKLLSTISNDEYEGIKYSLSEGASRIYSKYASFLLHNGEKDLAKKYFKKSLKLKFSGKVICRYILTFVPMPIAKVLDGAYLRVAKNYIKSLKLERRTER